The proteins below come from a single Borreliella afzelii genomic window:
- a CDS encoding penicillin-binding protein: protein MTKRLNNKYRTKTILTIFLGITLLTVYKYFTLMVFNNSPDNIISLKSNDIVKRGTIYDRNGKPIAFSSRSYSIGTNPQKIENIVSTSETLGAILQIDSRILKEKLSSNKGFLYIKRKIKREESDLIKRIQAEGRLSNITLYPDYTRIYPFRYTTSNITGFVGIDNLGLEGIEFSLNSILGTDKTRQQFLNEELETNNIYLTIDMNIQQGVSKIAEKYFKENNPESLITLVMNSQNGEILSMVQFPQYDANFYSEYPEEIRKNLSSSLTYEPGSINKIFTVAILLESGKLNLKEKFLDNGIYQKQFPSGEKITIKTLNPPYKYIDSTEILIYSSNVGIAYITEKVSNEYFYKKLLDFGFGEKVGFPFPGETKGLLNHYSKWSGRSKATIGFGQEIGVSAVQILQAASILGNNGIMLKPRIIKKISTDKGESIQEFDKEEIKRVISKNSAQKVLKMMREVVNKGGIPNLKIKNLDISAKSGTSQAIDRKTGKYSEEDYTASILAIYPTEQPKYIIYIVYRYPKKIIYGTRIAAPMAKEIIEFIEYQQNTNAYKKIKMPSKIKIPKTDTNYKNKEYLPNFINLSKRESIDILKYYENTIKIKINGDGFVYKQNISPNTKLEDIAELELYLK, encoded by the coding sequence TCAAAAGAGGAACAATTTATGATAGAAATGGCAAACCAATAGCATTCTCTTCAAGGTCCTACTCAATCGGAACAAATCCTCAAAAAATAGAAAATATTGTCAGCACATCTGAAACTCTTGGCGCAATACTCCAAATTGATTCAAGAATTTTAAAAGAAAAGCTTTCTTCAAATAAAGGATTTTTATACATAAAAAGAAAAATAAAAAGGGAAGAATCGGATTTAATCAAAAGAATTCAAGCTGAAGGCAGGCTCTCAAACATTACTTTATATCCTGATTATACAAGAATTTATCCTTTTCGCTATACCACAAGCAATATTACTGGCTTTGTAGGAATAGATAATCTTGGACTTGAGGGAATCGAATTTTCTCTAAATAGTATATTAGGAACAGATAAAACTAGACAACAATTTTTAAATGAAGAATTAGAAACAAATAATATTTACTTAACAATAGATATGAATATACAACAGGGTGTTAGCAAAATAGCTGAAAAATACTTTAAAGAAAATAATCCTGAAAGTTTAATTACTTTAGTAATGAACTCCCAAAATGGAGAAATATTGTCCATGGTTCAATTTCCTCAATATGATGCAAACTTTTATTCTGAATATCCTGAAGAAATCCGAAAAAACCTTTCTTCATCGTTAACCTATGAGCCTGGAAGCATTAATAAAATTTTTACAGTTGCAATATTATTAGAAAGTGGAAAATTAAATTTAAAAGAAAAATTTTTAGACAATGGAATATATCAAAAACAATTTCCATCAGGAGAGAAAATTACAATCAAAACCTTAAATCCTCCCTATAAATACATTGACTCTACAGAAATTTTAATTTATTCATCAAATGTAGGAATAGCTTACATTACTGAGAAAGTTAGCAATGAATACTTTTACAAAAAACTTTTAGATTTTGGATTTGGGGAAAAAGTTGGATTTCCATTTCCCGGAGAAACAAAAGGACTGTTAAATCATTATTCAAAATGGTCAGGACGAAGTAAGGCTACAATTGGATTTGGACAAGAAATAGGGGTATCAGCGGTTCAAATATTACAAGCTGCAAGCATACTGGGCAACAATGGAATAATGTTAAAACCTAGAATAATAAAAAAAATAAGCACTGACAAAGGAGAAAGTATTCAAGAATTTGATAAAGAAGAAATAAAAAGGGTAATATCTAAGAATTCAGCACAAAAAGTTTTAAAAATGATGAGAGAAGTTGTAAATAAAGGTGGAATTCCAAATCTTAAAATTAAAAATCTCGACATTTCTGCAAAAAGCGGAACATCTCAGGCTATTGATAGAAAAACCGGCAAATACTCAGAAGAAGACTATACAGCCTCTATCTTGGCAATATACCCCACAGAACAACCAAAATATATTATTTATATTGTATACAGATACCCAAAAAAAATAATATATGGAACAAGAATAGCAGCTCCAATGGCAAAAGAAATAATAGAATTTATTGAATACCAACAAAATACAAACGCATATAAAAAAATTAAAATGCCATCAAAAATCAAAATTCCTAAAACCGACACTAATTATAAAAACAAAGAATACTTGCCAAATTTTATCAATCTTTCCAAAAGAGAATCAATAGACATACTAAAATACTATGAAAATACAATAAAAATAAAAATAAATGGCGACGGATTTGTTTACAAGCAAAACATATCTCCCAATACAAAATTAGAAGATATAGCAGAGCTTGAACTGTATTTAAAATAA